A window of Vigna unguiculata cultivar IT97K-499-35 chromosome 4, ASM411807v1, whole genome shotgun sequence contains these coding sequences:
- the LOC114181229 gene encoding short-chain dehydrogenase TIC 32, chloroplastic-like isoform X1: MWAFNRKGDSGFSSSSTAEEVTLRIHSTSLTAIVTGASSGLGAETARVLALRGVHVIMGVIEMIDAYNVKESILKQIPTAKVDVMKLDLSSMASVYHFAAEFNSTSLPLNILINNAGICAPPFMLSKDNIELQFAVNYLGHFLLTNLLLDNMKKTTKESKIQGRIVNVSSMGHRFTYPKGILFDKINDPPSYNKWRAYGQSKLANILHANELARRFKEDGVDITANSLHPGVITTNIYLHNRLLTGIKNILGPFVIRYLERFVLKNVQQGASTTCYLALHPQVSGMSGKYFADNNVSETSLDGRDMDLAKKLWDFSMNLTNQK, encoded by the exons ATGTGGGCATTCAATAGAAAAGGAGATTCTGGGTTTTCATCATCTTCCACTGCAGAAGAAGTTACTCTTCGAATCCATTCTACTTCTCTCACTGCAATTGTCACAG GTGCATCAAGTGGTTTAGGTGCTGAGACAGCTCGAGTTCTTGCATTGCGTGGTGTTCATGTGATTATGGGAGTGATTGAAATGATTGATGCATATAATGTGAAGGAATCAATTCTTAAGCAAATTCCCACTGCTAAAGTTGATGTGATGAAGTTAGACCTAAGTTCAATGGCCTCTGTTTATCATTTTGCAGCTGAGTTTAATTCAACTTCTCTTCCATTGAATATTTTGAT AAACAATGCAGGGATTTGTGCACCCCCTTTCATGCTATCCAAGGATAACATTGAACTTCAATTTGCCGTAAATTATTTAG GTCATTTTCTTCTAACAAATCTGTTGTTGGATAATatgaagaaaacaacaaaagaaagtAAGATCCAAGGAAGAATTGTTAATGTCTCCTCAATGGGTCATCGATTTACATATCCTAAAGGAATCCTTTTCGATAAAATTAATGATCCACCAAG TTACAACAAGTGGCGTGCATATGGACAATCAAAGCTTGCTAACATTTTACATGCCAATGAACTTGCAAGACGTTTCAAG GAAGATGGAGTAGATATTACTGCGAATTCTCTTCATCCAGGAGTTATTACTACAAATATATATCTTCACAATCGATTATTGACag GTATAAAGAATATTCTAGGTCCATTTGTGATTCGTTACCTAGAGCGATTTGTGTTGAAAAATGTGCAGCAA GGAGCATCAACAACATGCTATTTAGCATTGCACCCACAAGTGAGTGGAATGAGTGGCAAGTATTTTGCAGATAATAATGTTTCAGAAACATCTTTGGATGGAAGGGACATGGATTTGGCCAAGAAACTATGGGATTTTAGCATGAACCTAACTAACCAAAAATGA
- the LOC114181553 gene encoding short-chain dehydrogenase TIC 32, chloroplastic-like, whose translation MWAFIRKGDSGFSSSSTAEEVTLGIHSTSLTAIVTGASSGIGAETARVLALRGVHVIMGVIEMIDAYNVKESILKQIPTAKVDVMKLDLSSMASVHHFADEFNSTSLPLNILINNAGIFASPFMLSKDNIELQFAINYLGHFLLTSLLLDNMKKTARESKIQGRIVNVSSMGHRFTYPKGILFDKLNDPSSYNKWRAYGQSKLSNILHANELARRFKEDGVDITANSLHPGFITTNIYLHNRLLTGIKNILGPFVIRCLERFVLKNVQQGASTTCYLALHPQVSGISGKYFADNNVSETSLDGRDMDLAKKLWDFSMNLTNQK comes from the exons atgTGGGCATTCATTAGAAAAGGAGATTCTGGGTTTTCATCATCTTCCACTGCAGAAGAAGTTACTCTTGGAATCCATTCTACTTCTCTCACTGCAATTGTCACAG GTGCATCAAGTGGTATAGGTGCAGAGACAGCTCGTGTTCTTGCATTGCGTGGTGTTCATGTGATTATGGGAGTGATTGAAATGATTGATGCATATAATGTGAAGGAATCGATTCTTAAGCAAATTCCCACTGCTAAAGTTGATGTGATGAAGTTAGACCTAAGTTCCATGGCCTCTGTTCATCATTTTGCAGATGAGTTTAATTCAACTTCTCTTCCATTGAATATTTTGAT AAACAATGCAGGGATTTTTGCATCCCCTTTCATGCTATCCAAGGATAACATTGAACTTCAATTTGCTATAAATTATTTAG GTCATTTTCTTCTGACAAGTCTGTTGTTGGATAATATGAAGAAAACCGCAAGAGAAAGTAAGATACAAGGAAGAATTGTTAATGTCTCCTCCATGGGTCATAGGTTTACTTATCCTAAAGGAATCCTTTTTGACAAACTTAATGATCCATCAAG TTACAACAAGTGGCGTGCATATGGACAATCAAAGCTTTCTAACATTTTACATGCCAATGAACTTGCAAGACGTTTCAAG GAAGATGGAGTAGATATTACTGCGAATTCTCTTCATCCAGGATTTATTACCACAAATATATATCTTCACAATCGATTGCTGACag GTATAAAGAATATTCTAGGTCCATTTGTAATTCGTTGCCTAGAGCGATTTGTGTTGAAAAATGTGCAGCAA GGAGCATCAACAACATGCTATTTAGCATTGCACCCACAAGTGAGTGGAATCAGTGGCAAGTATTTTGCAGATAATAATGTTTCAGAAACATCCTTGGATGGAAGGGACATGGATTTGGCTAAGAAGCTATGGGATTTTAGCATGAATTTAACTAACCAAAAATGA
- the LOC114181229 gene encoding short-chain dehydrogenase TIC 32, chloroplastic-like isoform X2, with the protein MGVIEMIDAYNVKESILKQIPTAKVDVMKLDLSSMASVYHFAAEFNSTSLPLNILINNAGICAPPFMLSKDNIELQFAVNYLGHFLLTNLLLDNMKKTTKESKIQGRIVNVSSMGHRFTYPKGILFDKINDPPSYNKWRAYGQSKLANILHANELARRFKEDGVDITANSLHPGVITTNIYLHNRLLTGIKNILGPFVIRYLERFVLKNVQQGASTTCYLALHPQVSGMSGKYFADNNVSETSLDGRDMDLAKKLWDFSMNLTNQK; encoded by the exons ATGGGAGTGATTGAAATGATTGATGCATATAATGTGAAGGAATCAATTCTTAAGCAAATTCCCACTGCTAAAGTTGATGTGATGAAGTTAGACCTAAGTTCAATGGCCTCTGTTTATCATTTTGCAGCTGAGTTTAATTCAACTTCTCTTCCATTGAATATTTTGAT AAACAATGCAGGGATTTGTGCACCCCCTTTCATGCTATCCAAGGATAACATTGAACTTCAATTTGCCGTAAATTATTTAG GTCATTTTCTTCTAACAAATCTGTTGTTGGATAATatgaagaaaacaacaaaagaaagtAAGATCCAAGGAAGAATTGTTAATGTCTCCTCAATGGGTCATCGATTTACATATCCTAAAGGAATCCTTTTCGATAAAATTAATGATCCACCAAG TTACAACAAGTGGCGTGCATATGGACAATCAAAGCTTGCTAACATTTTACATGCCAATGAACTTGCAAGACGTTTCAAG GAAGATGGAGTAGATATTACTGCGAATTCTCTTCATCCAGGAGTTATTACTACAAATATATATCTTCACAATCGATTATTGACag GTATAAAGAATATTCTAGGTCCATTTGTGATTCGTTACCTAGAGCGATTTGTGTTGAAAAATGTGCAGCAA GGAGCATCAACAACATGCTATTTAGCATTGCACCCACAAGTGAGTGGAATGAGTGGCAAGTATTTTGCAGATAATAATGTTTCAGAAACATCTTTGGATGGAAGGGACATGGATTTGGCCAAGAAACTATGGGATTTTAGCATGAACCTAACTAACCAAAAATGA